The Neptuniibacter halophilus sequence TTGGTATACTGGGATCTTTCTCAAAAGAGGCGATATCACGATTTTGGTTGCCCGTGTCCTTTCCGATGGTTGCCTTGAATAGTGCTGCCCCTCGCTTCTCGCAATCCACCACCAACTCGAAAGCTTCATACTTGCGATGGATATAGTTGTCGGTAGCTGCCACAGCTTGAGTGGATGGCAGAACGCATGCGGGAATGAGCAATGCGAGAAGATATCCCTGCTTAATCATTTTGAATGCCTCTTTGTTTCAATGCTTCTTGCACACGGTATTTGATATACAGCATCCCTTGTTGAGAGATGGACTGAAATCTCGGGTCTTCTGGCTGTCGGAGCATGTTTTGAATGCTCGCTTTAGAGATATTGGTGATCTCTGACAGTTGCGAATAACCGAAGTCTCCCAGAGGTAACTTCAACTGATGAAGTATCCTTTGAATCTCCATACGTGAATCACTGAAATAGTGTGAATCCCGAGAAGCCTTCTTCCATTCAACGGACCCTGATGGATGCTGGTCCAAATAAAATAATGAGTAGGTTGCTGTACTATCTGACGCTTGTAGTTTCTCCATGAGCGTTAAGCACTTTGAAAAGCTCCCACCGATCTCCGGGCCTACTTGCTGCCATTGATCACCGAGTCGTACCCGTATCTGGTAAACGCCTAAGTTGTATCTAAAACGTGTGTCTGTTTTCTTAGTCTGAGTTTGCATTATGTTCGTGGTCTGCTTTCAAAAAGTCTGGCGCTCGACCTGGGTTAATACACCGCCGTTCAACGACCAGACCCTTCTCCGATTTATACTCAATGGTGAACGAGTAATCCTCGATGAGGTTGTAAGTCATAAACGGCTGAATACCGCTTTTGATCTGGGCTTTGGACTTATTCCAAAACACTTGAAGAATGCAGTGTTCCTGAGTATCCATCAGCCTGATCGCATCCATTAAGTGCTGGCGAACCGGATTAGGAAGTTCGCGGATGCTCACCCGTTTCTGGTGTTGCTTATCGAAGTAGTGCGAAACGAATAAGCTGCAGCGCTTTGGTGGAGGTTCTGATAGATCCGACACCAGGTTCCAAACGTCATCATTGTGATTGTTCATCTCTTTGTTCCTTGTAAGTCTACTAAAAATATTATTGTAAAACGAACCGATATTTTACTATTAGTGTAAATTAAATATCATACAATGCAAAATCATATAAAGGGTTTTCATTCAAGTTTTCTTGGTTTATATTTTGATCAGTCACTTACAAGGACGCACTGGAGGCGTTATGACGAAGGTTCTCACGATCGCAAATAACAAAGGTGGGGTTGGCAAAACCACTACGGTTCAGGTCACTGCAGCTCACTTCTCCCGGGCCGGCAAGCGAGTGCTTGTTGTCGATATGGACCCACAGTGTAACTTCACTTCGGCCATGCTCGATGTGAACTATGGTGAGGAAGGTGTGGAGTACCTGCCATACCATCCTGATCATGAAGGCCATCGTTTTGATATCGCCAATATATTTTTGGAAGAGGATTTGGATCCGTATCCAACCACCCTTCCAAACGTCGATATCATCCCTTGTAAGCCGGTAAATATTGAACTTGATAAGCAGGGAGATGAGTTGATCGATGTCTTTGTTGATTTCCTTCATCAAGAGGCCGTCGAGGAATCCTATGACTTAGTGATCATCGATACGCCACCAGCGAAAGGCATGCTCACTTCTGCCGCGATCCGTGCTGCTACGCACGTACTTATTCCGATCGTTCTTGAGAGAAAGTCGGTTGAAGGTCTGTTGGGCATGGTTCAGAAGGTTCACCGTGAAAACGAATACAAAACACCTGACCGGTATAGCCATATCATTGGGGTACTGCCAAACAAGGTTGACGCTCGTTATCGCATACACAAAGACTATCTGAATCAATTAAATGATCCGGATGAAATCAGCACGATCGCTTCCTTGATGATCCCCCGCTCGATTCTGAATCAAGGCTCCAGCCTGGCTTCGTTTGTCATTAAAGAGCGGCCTGCGTTGAAAGAAATGGACTTACGGAAT is a genomic window containing:
- a CDS encoding ParA family protein, with the protein product MTKVLTIANNKGGVGKTTTVQVTAAHFSRAGKRVLVVDMDPQCNFTSAMLDVNYGEEGVEYLPYHPDHEGHRFDIANIFLEEDLDPYPTTLPNVDIIPCKPVNIELDKQGDELIDVFVDFLHQEAVEESYDLVIIDTPPAKGMLTSAAIRAATHVLIPIVLERKSVEGLLGMVQKVHRENEYKTPDRYSHIIGVLPNKVDARYRIHKDYLNQLNDPDEISTIASLMIPRSILNQGSSLASFVIKERPALKEMDLRNATPNTPFAMSKSTDIFKEWNALGKFLEKEMGIC